In Armatimonadota bacterium, the sequence CTCCGCGCGATTATTTAACCAACGCCCTGTGACCTGAAGATCGGAGCCGCCGATCTCGCGCAGCGCCGCACCGTAGGACCTGAGCCGGTCAGTGACGATGGCCGCCGGACGGCCATAGCGGCGCATTGATTTCTTCAGGAACTTAAGTGCCGCCCTGCGGTCTCGCCTCTTCGAGACAAAGACCTCGAGCACTTCGCCTTCGTGATCGACGGCACGCCAGAGGTAATGGCGTTCGCCGTTGATCTTCACAAAGACCTCGTCGACATGCCATCGCCAGTTGGAGAATGCTCGCATCTTTTCGATGCGCTTGCGACGGATCTCAGCGGCGAACATCGGGCCGAACCGATTCCACCAGAACCGGACCGTCTCATGGCTGATCTCGATGCCGCGCTCGTGCAGCAGGTCCTCGACATTCCGCAGCGACAGCGGGAACCGGACATACATCATCACCGCCAGGCGGATGATTTCGGGGGAGGTCT encodes:
- a CDS encoding IS6 family transposase, yielding MAKKNPFRYFKTSPEIIRLAVMMYVRFPLSLRNVEDLLHERGIEISHETVRFWWNRFGPMFAAEIRRKRIEKMRAFSNWRWHVDEVFVKINGERHYLWRAVDHEGEVLEVFVSKRRDRRAALKFLKKSMRRYGRPAAIVTDRLRSYGAALREIGGSDLQVTGRWLNNRAE